CGTACGAAAAAGAATTTCAAAAGAGAATTTTGGAATCATACGACAAAAGATTGGCGGATGTTGAGTACGTTACCCGCATCAATTTTGAGTTGGCTAGACTTCATGCACGTATGGTGAAAGACTTAAATTTGAACTTTGATTTTATCGCATACCACGGTCAGACTGTGTACCACTTACCTTCGGAAGGTGCGACTCTTCAGTTAGGCGAAGCCGACGTGCTTGCCGTAGAGCTGGGTAAACCTGTGGTATTTGATTTTAGAAAGAAAGACGTGGCACTTGGTGGCCAAGGTGCGCCCATAAGCGCTTATTTCGATTCTTTGTTTTTAATAAGAGACGAACAGACTGCGGTCCTCAACGTTGGTGGGATTTCTAACATAACAACGCTTAACAGTGATGGAAACCTAATAGCTTTCGATACCGGACCGGGGAATTGTCTGGTGGACTTGGTCTGTCAAAAATATTTTAATGTGAAGTACGATGTGAACGGTGAAATATCAGGTCAAGGTAACCTTGACGAGAATTTACTCAAAATCTTTATGGAACAAGACAGAGTTTACGCGGAAAAGAAGCCCCCGAAAACAACGGGTCGTGAAGTTTACAACGACGAATTCTTAAATAACGCACTTGCCAAAGCAGGGAAAATTGATTACTTGGACTTACTAAGAACACTTGTAAGGTTTACCGCACAAAGCATCGAAAAAAACATTAGATTACATGCACTTCAAGTAAAAAGATTGGTTGTTGTTGGAGGAGGTGCTTACAATAGGACGCTAACAAATGATTTAAGAGACTTAGGTTTCGAAATCATCGTTCCAGATGAAACGCTGATCAACTTTAGAGAAGCAATCGCTATTGCACTACTTGGCGAACTCTTCTTGAGGGGACTTGCACACTATAGTACGGTCACCGGAGCTATCAAACCTTCGGTTCTTGGTAAGTTAGCACTTCCAGTTTAAATTTGAAACTTCGGAGGGATTTAAGCATGTCGAGTTTCAAGACTTACGATGAAATAACGAAAGTAGGCAAGCTCTTTGAAATCGTCGATGAGTTAACACCCCCACAGTTTGAAAGTGGAAAAAGATACATATTCATAGGCTGTGGTAGTTCGTATAACGCCGGACTAATAGTATCGGAAGTTATGACCAGGTACGGTTTCACTGCAAAAGCCATAACAGCCGGTGAGGTATTGATCAAAGAAATGGTCGAAGAGTTAGTTAGTAATTTTGACCATGCCATTTTGATTTCCCGAACAGGTTTTACAACCGAGACAGTAAAGGTTGCTAAAATGCTGAAGGGAAGGATTCGAACGCTTGGAGTCACATGCGATAAGAACACGCCGTTAGCTGCTGCTTGTGACTCAACGTACGAACTGGATTTCGCTCATGAAGAATCCGTAATCATGACCGCAAGTTTTTCGGCAATACTTAGGCTCTTTTTGAACGCTATTAAGCAAATTGACGTCAACCCTGAAGAATATCTTAAGAAATTCGATGAAAAGACCTCCGAGCAGATAGTTTCTAACAAGAGCCATTTTGTGTTCTTGGGTTATCGAGAACGTTACTATATGGCCAGAGAGAGTGCTTTGAAGGTCCAAGAGCTATCGCTTGATCACACCGAATTTCACGAAACACTCGAGTATCGTCACGGTCCGATCGCACTACTTTCCGAAAAATCCCACGTTGTGATTTTCTCCGAATTCCGAAATCCAAGTCCACTTGAAGAAGATTTAGCTAATGACATCATCAACCGTGGGGCGAGTGCTGAAATTATAACCTCATGCACGGACGAATCGCTTTTTGAAGTACAGGTTCTAAATTTATACAGCCAAATTCTAGGATACAAACGGGCCATACACAAAGGTCTGAACCCTGACAAACCTCACGGACTCACAAAGTTTGTCTCACTTGAAGACTTATGAATAAATCAAAAATTCGATGAAAAGGAGTGAACATATGATAATTGAAAACGTGCTGATAGTAGATCCGTTGGACGGTGAATACGTAGGCAGTGTGGAGTTTGAAGACGTAATTTTAGACGTTAAGAAATCAAATAAATCAACTTATGATAATATCCTCATGCCAGCGTTTGTTGATCCACATATACATGGGATAAAAGGTATCGACACGATGACGGCTTCACAAGAAGATTTCAAAAAGTTCAAAGAATTCGAAGCTCTGGAAGGAGTTTGGTATTTTCAACCAACAACAGTTACATGCCCTTTAACCAAATTGAGTGAAATTAACCTTCCTTCGGACTTGAAACTGCACATAGAAGGCCCGTTCATAGCCAGTAAAAGAAAAGGCGCACACAACGAAGCGTATATTCAACCGCCACCAAGGGATGTTCATGAACTTGAAAGATATCTTCCTTTATCCTACATTGGAATGATAACCGTTGCTCCGGAATACGACACCTTTATGGAATTTGCCAGAAGCTGTGAAGTGAAAGGCATCAGAA
The DNA window shown above is from Fervidobacterium changbaicum and carries:
- a CDS encoding anhydro-N-acetylmuramic acid kinase — protein: MEKLVKLWDWSKFLQDLEKPEHTILGLMSGTSADGLDIANVTFKYEDNNLTFQIKKAVTVSYEKEFQKRILESYDKRLADVEYVTRINFELARLHARMVKDLNLNFDFIAYHGQTVYHLPSEGATLQLGEADVLAVELGKPVVFDFRKKDVALGGQGAPISAYFDSLFLIRDEQTAVLNVGGISNITTLNSDGNLIAFDTGPGNCLVDLVCQKYFNVKYDVNGEISGQGNLDENLLKIFMEQDRVYAEKKPPKTTGREVYNDEFLNNALAKAGKIDYLDLLRTLVRFTAQSIEKNIRLHALQVKRLVVVGGGAYNRTLTNDLRDLGFEIIVPDETLINFREAIAIALLGELFLRGLAHYSTVTGAIKPSVLGKLALPV
- a CDS encoding SIS domain-containing protein; translation: MSSFKTYDEITKVGKLFEIVDELTPPQFESGKRYIFIGCGSSYNAGLIVSEVMTRYGFTAKAITAGEVLIKEMVEELVSNFDHAILISRTGFTTETVKVAKMLKGRIRTLGVTCDKNTPLAAACDSTYELDFAHEESVIMTASFSAILRLFLNAIKQIDVNPEEYLKKFDEKTSEQIVSNKSHFVFLGYRERYYMARESALKVQELSLDHTEFHETLEYRHGPIALLSEKSHVVIFSEFRNPSPLEEDLANDIINRGASAEIITSCTDESLFEVQVLNLYSQILGYKRAIHKGLNPDKPHGLTKFVSLEDL